The following nucleotide sequence is from Halococcus salsus.
ACTGCGTATGCATGTGCATGGGTTTCTCTATCATATTCATTCATGTTGTATGATAATAATATAATGCAAAAGGTGGATATGGCTTCAATAACTACTGTTACTCTATGACAATTCGTTCGGCCCAAGTGGGAACATCGGTGGGTGAGAATCTTCGGACGATCCTTGCCGAGGAGAGTGGAGTGGTGAGTGCAGTTGGTTTCGACGAGGACACAACACGCGCACTTATCGAGATACTCGCCAACAGCGAGCAACCACCGAACGTACGCTTGCTCGTCAGAGAAGACATGTTGAAATGGCTGCGGGATGATTTCGTGCTGGCGAGCACAGCGGCGGAATTGCTCGCAGCGGAGATGCTGGAACTGCGCGCCGCTGCTGGGCGGCTGGATGGCGAGTTGGTGGTGACAGAGGAGACGGTCGTCTCACTGCTCACACCGGATGACGAACAGAGTGCAGCACTCGTGACCGACGACGAGGAGTTCGTCGCGGCGGCTCGCGAGCACTGGAGTGATCGCTGGGAAGATGGCGAGCAGTTCGACCTGCGAACGCCGGCGTACTCGCGAGTGGTGGACTCACTCGGCGAGGAGTTCAACTCGGAGATGGAGTCGGACTTTCGGACGGCTCTGGAGTCGGTTGAGACTATGGACGGTGAGGACGAATTGGACGAAGTGGGGCTGAGTCTGCTGGTGGCAGCGAAACACGAACAGCTACTGTACGATATTTCGCACTGGGGTGAGGATGTCGGTGTCGCGAGCAAAGCAACGTTCTCACGGACGAAGACTCAGTTCGAAGAACAGGGACTGCTGGAGACGGAGAAGGTGCCGATCGACGTGGGACGGCCGCGTTTGCGTCTGGTGTTGGGCGAGGAGCGGCTCCGCGAGGCGGACGTTGAGGAGTTGGCAAGCGTCGCTCGCGAGCTGCTCGCGGCGGCTCCGGCTTAATCAGAGGACGGACCGAGAAGGTATTCGGAGGGGTGAGGATGGTATATTGTGGTATGTATTTTACGGCCGTGAAGAACTTATTGCTCCCTCGAAATTGTCACATTGTATGTCAACGAGTCTTGCTCAGCGGCTCCGAAGTGCGGTTAGCAGACGAACGATGCTCAGAGTGACCGGTGGAGTAATTGGAACGTCACTGCTGAGCGGAACCGGTCTCGCAGAGCGGGGACGTGATCACCGCGGGCCACGTATTACTGCCCATCGTGGGTTCGCTGGAACGTTTCCACAGAACACCATCGCAGCCTTCGAAGGTGCCTCACAGCTCAAACCCGACCGCATCGAGATCGACATCATGCCCTGTGCCGATGGCGAGATAGTCGTCTTCCACGATGATCGTCTCGACAACCTCACCAACAAAGAAGGAGCGGTCTCACAGACATCTTCTGAAACTGTGCTCCAAGCAGAAATTCTCGAAAGCGGAGAGACGATTCCGACACTCACAGAAACACTCGATGCTGTCCGGCCGAGCATTACGATGAATATCGAGTTCAAGGGTTCGGGTAAACTCTCATGGGAAGAGGTCGCCCGTCGCACCTTCGAAACCACTGACCAGTTCCCGCACGATATCTTTGTCTCATCGTTCGAAACTGACGCCTTGGAAGCAGTCCGAACAGTGTCTCCCGAAGTACCCATCGGGAAGCTTTTTGGAGCTAACAATGAGCAGAACCTCAAGGTCGCTCGCCGACTCGATGCTGAAGCAGTCAATCCATCTCAGGGTACGCTCGACGAAGAATTGGTCGAGACAGCTCACGACGAAGGCCGGGATGTGAACGTCTATACGATTCAAAACTGGGAGCAAGCCGATCGGGTGGTCGACCTAAACGTCGATGGGCTCATTGCGGATTACCCCAGTGTGCTTGAGTTCCCCATTGCACGGTAGTCTTGAGGAACGCTCACGGCGATATAGTCGGCGCGCGACCCGGGTCTTGGATCGTGATTGAAGCGTGGGGATAATCGTGTCCTGGCTACACGCTATTCTTATAGCGATTACGCGAATCGATGTCGCGGGGTCCGTCAGTGAAGGGCAGAAATCGGATTCACAACCCACCCGGGGGACGGCTCCCATCAAAGATCTCGTCCATTGCGTTCGAGAGTACGGAAAACGGCTTGTTGGTGTGGAAGGTCACGTTTTCATACGCCTGCTGGATGTGTTTTTGTTCAGGGTCCGTGTGACTGGCTTTGAGCGACTCCAGTTCTTCGACGAGTCGCTGAAGCTCGTCTTCGTTTTCGATGATTTCGGCGGTGAGCGCGAGGTCTTTGATGGATTTGGCCGCGGCGCGCCGCACACGGCCATCACCGTCGGTGAGTGCATCGAGATACAGCTCGCACAGTCGTTGACGATGGGAGGCTGTTTCGTTGGTGGTGTGGTCGCCCGGTAGTGCGTCGTCGATGAACTCCGAGCCGACCGTTCGGAGTGCCAGTCGAGGATACAGCTCGGCTGCAAAGCGGATCGCGGACTGGCGCTGGTAGCCATCGCCCTCGGCATACAGCTCACGGCAGATTTTGAACCCCTTGTCGAACAGTTTCGCCCGTTCTTCGAGATCCATCTCGTGGACTTCATCGATTGCGCGATTCACCTGGTCGGTGTCGCCGGACCAGAGAGCCTCGGAAAACGCGGTAGGTGTGCGCTCCATACGCGGCCGTTCACGATACAGCCGCGTAACTCCTCGGGATGGACTGAAATGACCGTGGTGCCCGTACTTCTACGGCTGTGATTGAGCACCCTTTGTGCGGGTCGATAGGTAGGTTCGCTCATCCCGACCATCTTCCGTCCAGGGTGAGTACTGGTGGGCCATGACACGTTCCGAGAAAGACGAAGACCGAGAAGAACGCATTGAGATGGAGATCATCGTCGATACCTACAGTCCGGAAGAGCAGGCGATGGGCTGGCACGCCTATCTGGACGACACGCTGGACTTCCCGTTCGAAGCGCGCTGTCTCACCGAGCGCGAAGAATCCCCTCTCAAGGAAGGCGAAACCGTACGCGTGATCGGAATGCCAACGACAGAGCCGACGCCTCGCAAGCAATTCGTGACTATAGAGTGGAAGAATCGGGAGCTTGGCGTGCCACTCAAGCAACTGGAGCCGGTCGACGCCAACAGTACCACCGAACAAGCGATCGCAGACTGGCACTACTGGCTCGACCGCTGACAGTCCTCCGGGTATCCGATGGAATCACTCCGTACCCGCAGAAGTGCAGGCAGATGGCCCGAAACCATCTCTCCTCCAATCAGTATAGCTTATTCGGGTCGCGGTTCTGGCATCTACCAGATGCGGATCGAGTTCGACGGGGGCACGCTCCTGCTTCGAGAGGCTGGTGAGGACGTTCCGTACGCGGAGTGGGACGACCGGGTTGACGACTACCGCGCGCCCGCGTATCGCTACCAGCCTCTGCTCGAATGGGCTGACGCATGGGACGATGAGAACCCTACCTCCGCTACACGGGAGTCAGCCCACCAAGAGACCATCCAGTCGGCGACTGTTGCGGTCGAGGATACGGCTCGGGCCTATCCTGCCCTCGCGCTCGATCCGGCGCTCCAGATCGAACCACGCGAGTACCAACAGGCGGCGCTCGATGCGTGGCGCACTCATGACCGACGCGGCAGCGTCGTCCTTCCAACTGGAAGCGGGAAGACGTTCCTGGGTATCCAAGCCATCGCAGATGCCGGTGTCGCTGCGCTCGTGGTCGCGCCGACGATCGATCTGATGAACCAGTGGCACGCCACCCTCACCAACGCCTTCGGCGATCAACTGCCCCGTCAGAGCGGAGACGAATCCGGACAGGCGGTCGGCGTGCTCGGTGGCGGTACTCACGAGACCAGGTCGATCACGGTGACGACCTATGACAGCGCGTATCGCTACATCGACGAGTATGGCGACCAGTTCGGGCTCCTGATCGCGGACGAAATCCACCATTTGCCAGCCCCGACCTATAGACAGATCCCGGAGATGGCCATCGCGCCATATCGTCTCGGGCTCACCGCCACCTACGAGCGCGCCGACGATGCCCACGAACTCCTCGAAGACACCGGTCTCATCGGCCCAGTCGTCTACGAAGAGGAAGTCGACGAGCTCGCCGGCGAGTATCTCAGCGAGTACGAAACCATCCACATGCAGGTCGAGTTGACCGACGACGAACGCTCCCAGTACGACGAGGAGTACGGCATCTATCGTGAGTATGTCGACACGCACGACTTCGACCTCTGGAAAGCCGAGGGCTATCAGGAGTTCCTCGCGCACACCTCCTACGATTCTGACGGCCGCCGAGCGCTGATCGCCAAGCAGCGCGCCGAGGAACTCGCACGCACCGCGGCGAAGAAACTCGATACGCTGGACACACTCCTTAAACGCCACCACAACGATCGGACGATCATCTTCACCGCGAACAACGATTTCGCCTACGAGATCTCCCAGGAGTTCATCGTCCCCTGTATCACTCATCAGACCAAGACCGACGAGCGTACGGAAATCCTCGAACGGTTTCGGACTGGTGAGTACTCGATCTTAGCGACCTCGCAGGTACTGGACGAGGGGATCGACGTGCCCGCCGCGAACGTCGGGATCATCCTCTCTGGGAGCGCGTCGAAACGCCAGTACGCCCAACGTCTCGGTCGGATCCTGCGTCCGACCGACGAGCGCCAGCCCGCGCGCCTCTACGAGATCATCGCCACGAATACGATGGAGAACTACGTCTCCCAGCGCCGCCGCGAAGGCGTCGAGGCAGAAGCGTGACCGCGACGGTGACCAGCGGAGTGAGACAAGAACCATGCTGACGGCTGATCTCGCGCGCTCACGGACATCGGACGGCGAGGTGACGCCACTGTTCATCGATCCCGATGATGCACGGTATCGGGAGACGGCGAGCGAGTTGATCGAGCTCTTCGAGACGCACGTAGGCGAACCGAAGGCCGACCTCGATACGGCGATCGACCAGCTGACGGTGGCTGATACCGACTACAAGATCATCCAGGGGTTGGCGAAACTCCTGCGCGACGAGTGCGATTTCGAGACGGTAGCGGCTGCCGAGCCGCGCGAGATCCGCCAATGCTTGTTCGAACACGCGAATGATTCGTATCCGATCGTCCGGCAGCCGACGCTCGGCGAAGATACCCAGAAGCTCGACGTCTACATGGCGGTCGCCGACGACCTCGGCATCTCACTTGCAGAGTGT
It contains:
- a CDS encoding calcium-binding protein, translating into MTRSEKDEDREERIEMEIIVDTYSPEEQAMGWHAYLDDTLDFPFEARCLTEREESPLKEGETVRVIGMPTTEPTPRKQFVTIEWKNRELGVPLKQLEPVDANSTTEQAIADWHYWLDR
- a CDS encoding DEAD/DEAH box helicase family protein, producing the protein MRIEFDGGTLLLREAGEDVPYAEWDDRVDDYRAPAYRYQPLLEWADAWDDENPTSATRESAHQETIQSATVAVEDTARAYPALALDPALQIEPREYQQAALDAWRTHDRRGSVVLPTGSGKTFLGIQAIADAGVAALVVAPTIDLMNQWHATLTNAFGDQLPRQSGDESGQAVGVLGGGTHETRSITVTTYDSAYRYIDEYGDQFGLLIADEIHHLPAPTYRQIPEMAIAPYRLGLTATYERADDAHELLEDTGLIGPVVYEEEVDELAGEYLSEYETIHMQVELTDDERSQYDEEYGIYREYVDTHDFDLWKAEGYQEFLAHTSYDSDGRRALIAKQRAEELARTAAKKLDTLDTLLKRHHNDRTIIFTANNDFAYEISQEFIVPCITHQTKTDERTEILERFRTGEYSILATSQVLDEGIDVPAANVGIILSGSASKRQYAQRLGRILRPTDERQPARLYEIIATNTMENYVSQRRREGVEAEA
- the tbsP gene encoding transcriptional regulator TbsP; this translates as MTIRSAQVGTSVGENLRTILAEESGVVSAVGFDEDTTRALIEILANSEQPPNVRLLVREDMLKWLRDDFVLASTAAELLAAEMLELRAAAGRLDGELVVTEETVVSLLTPDDEQSAALVTDDEEFVAAAREHWSDRWEDGEQFDLRTPAYSRVVDSLGEEFNSEMESDFRTALESVETMDGEDELDEVGLSLLVAAKHEQLLYDISHWGEDVGVASKATFSRTKTQFEEQGLLETEKVPIDVGRPRLRLVLGEERLREADVEELASVARELLAAAPA
- a CDS encoding glycerophosphodiester phosphodiesterase; translated protein: MSTSLAQRLRSAVSRRTMLRVTGGVIGTSLLSGTGLAERGRDHRGPRITAHRGFAGTFPQNTIAAFEGASQLKPDRIEIDIMPCADGEIVVFHDDRLDNLTNKEGAVSQTSSETVLQAEILESGETIPTLTETLDAVRPSITMNIEFKGSGKLSWEEVARRTFETTDQFPHDIFVSSFETDALEAVRTVSPEVPIGKLFGANNEQNLKVARRLDAEAVNPSQGTLDEELVETAHDEGRDVNVYTIQNWEQADRVVDLNVDGLIADYPSVLEFPIAR